CCTCTCCATTTCTCTATGCAATTCCTAAGAACCATCCAACAAAACAGCTCATAGGCAAAAGTCCCCCAGGAGATGTTGGCTGGTCACTTCTTGCCATTAGAAGTGCACGTTCAATACAATTAGCAACCATTGTAGTTGCCAATGACACACGCATTATACAAGATGactgaagacagaagaaaaatgttgtgGTTAGTGCTAACAGAAGGTGGGGTGGTCTGTGCATCAGCGATTGTAAGTCCCTCTAGGTAAAGTTGGTCCATGCTATGGGAACCAGCGCTCTATGGAACACTTGTGAAGGGTTAAAATGCAGTACCAGTTCCTCTAcctaattttacattttttttagcctaaggaaggaaagaaaaagttggcTGCAAAAATCACCTTCATTATTTTTACATGAGCAGCATAACCCACACAGCCTTCAGACAGCACCGCTTCGCACGGCGAGGCCTGGGGGAAGCTGAGCGGTAACGCACACCTCTGGCTCTAAACGGTTTATCCCAAACAATTAGGCACTGACAATGGCCAAGATAATTGGCGCATTATGAACGTTGCAGAGCGCATCAGTGGGAACCCCATCGTTAATTAGTACTCCCCACTCACTTATTCTACCCATTATCAACTTCTCTCTTATAGCCTCTTAGCGGACACAACCAGCTTGTGGTGTTTGTCCATCACTGGTGGCCTCAGTTTGTAGCTGGTGAATGTCACTGTGGTGCCACTGTCTCAAAGGGATCCGGAGGAGCCTTCAGGGAAGGTTTCATAACGCAAATAAAGGTAACGGGAAGGACGTGGAAAAACACGGATTATTTGATTATTCTGCTGAGATCTACCTCCGGCGTTCCGCCGCCGAGCGAGCTGGGAGGGCAGGACGCCGCCTGACGGGAGGTGgagggccggggggacacggaGAGGACAAGGGGGGGGACCTGGGCCTCTCCCGCCCCGCGCGCGCCCtcgcgccccctggcgggcgcGGCGCCCCGCTGCGCGCGCAGCGccaccgccctccccgccaagatggccgccccccccccgccacgcctTCCCCCGACCCCACACAGGCCCGGCCGCCTTCCCGCCATCGGGGCTCGCGCCGCCTCCGCCGTCCCGCAGGGCTCCTCCGGCCGCTTCAGCAGCTCCCCCGTCGCCTCTCCAGCAAATGTCACCTAACGGGGAGAAAAAACAGTCACAGAGGCCAGGCCCGGGTGCGCTCCCCCGCGCTCATTATAGCGAGGAATGTAAAATTTATCAGTTGTGGGAGGCCTTGTGGCCCCCGCGCCGGGAGGTGCCCCCACGGCCGTGAAGGGCCTCCCCAGCATCGGCCTCCACAGGGATCCCGCCGCCCAGGTCTCACAGGGAGATTCCTGCCCGCGGGCTGCTAACCCCGTCACAGAAACGTGTATTTCAGCAGAAGTTCCCCACCGGCTCAGGTTTTGAAGCGTAAAAGTTTATTCTAACGCTTGCACTGGGGTGTAACAACAAAGCGGGATTTATAGAAGTTGAAGTTATAGCCCACATTATTCACTGACAGAAAAATGGTtaaaccccaccaaaccccaaCCCATTAGCAaatacctaaaagaaaaaaaaaaaaaaaacaaccaaccaacccaccccaaaccaccctGACGGTTAAGAAGCAGAGAGATCGCTATGAAAGAGAACCAAGAGCCGCCCAGAAGGGCAGTTTTGGGCAGCtactgaagttttttttcccatttcaggaAGAAGCCCGTACCCAGAACACCAGAAAAACTCAAGGGCTGCAGGAGTGCCTGCCTGGAGCCAAGAGCCCCGCATGCCACCTCCGCGAGGGACAAGAGCGGACAGACTCGCACTCCCAACTGAAGTTTAGAATTAAAGACTGTTGTTCACAAAATCTCAGTAAAAAATTACAACTGCAAGGAGAACAAACCACCTACTATTCTGAgcgtatttttaaaaacaaatggaataaTCAGAGTTCAGATACAGGAAATTGAAATCAGCAAAATTAAATGGCCACCCCAAATCCTGCATTTGCActgtaatttaaataatttttaaaatcctgaatcTATTCTCCTATTCTAATCACATCTCAatctccaaaatgaaaataattaacctgatgaaaactatctttttttttttttttaaataaagccaagCAAAGGGAAGTTGTCCCATTCATTGGGGCTACTTTGCTAAAATGGTCATCATAAAAGCAGAACAAGAGCAAGGTTTCTTTAGCAGACCTCTTTATCATTTTTCATTTATCATAATCTTGTTCGTAAATAAAGTTTGTTATCCTTTCACCTGGCAATAAAATTAAGGAGACATGAGTCACCTCTGAAATTCAAACTCTAGTTATCAATCCAACAGTCGGGCTAactccaggatttttttttgccattcttaAAAGTGCCCAAGCACTTCCCAAAACAGGTACAATCACTCTTGTCTGGAACAATATGGCAAAAGGGGGCTGCTATCACGGAAGGGCATTAGATAGAAGACAGGGTGCTGGAAGAGAAAGAATAGGAAAGAAGACTCTGTCAGAAAGGGGTAGAACGGAAAATACTAGACTCAATTTAGACTGAAGCAAATGTTAGGAGCAGCATACACGTAAGTTCACCCCAAAGGCTGCGCTTCATGTGGACTGAAGATGATCACTGGCATGCCACTCCTCTTTTACTTCATAAAACCCGTTCCACATAAATGGAGCAAGCGTCGTTCTCTGCAGAGCCCGGGTCAACTTGTCAGCTCAAATGAGGTGGTGTTATGCCTCTGGAGACCTCTTTGCAGCCAACTCCTGCAACAGAACAGATTTGAGGGAATGATTTCAGGTACGGAGGTATTCCTGGAGGTAGCTTCTGCACCAACGCTGAAGACGGTAATAGGAAAGGCAAAATCCTTTTGCCAACCAACCAGAGAGGAGGAGCAATAGAGAAACAGAAGTTACTAGTGGGGCAACAAAGTACAACACATCACTCTAGGAAGGGTGTTCTGAAAAGGCATCCAAGTCATCCAGGGAGCAATGAACCCAGGAGACCAAACCCACCATATCAAGTGAGCACGCTATTCTAGGTCTGCAAGCGTgcaagctggggaaggactcaaCTCCTACTCACTTCCAGGACAGTGATTCAAAGactagaaaggaaaaattatgctatcacaaagaggaagggaagaacaacaaaaaaaatcttaagcaCACAGAAGAAACAGTGTCTGTATTCACAAGGGGAaacatgtgtgtgcatatataggATGGTAGAATGCAGGTATGAGCTCAGGCAATGTTCTGAGTAGCAGGAATGTGACCCAACTTGGCCTGAAAGCTCTGCAACTACGTTAGAGCAGCACTGAGCTAAGACTGGTATGTATTGTCTCAGAGAAATTGTTAGCAGCTGGCATCTTCATCAGCTTAATGACCACACCTGTCAGCCAATTAAGGTTATTTCCTAAGACGCTTGTGTCTCACAAACTCTGCATGAAGTCTTCATGGTGGCATAAACTATCACATTGTAATCTCACTTATACAAGATTTAAAACCTAGCCACAAGTTTCACAGCCTCTTTTGTGTACATAGCTGGACAGAAGAAACCTCAAGATACATTAAACTCCACAGGTTCAATGGGAACGATCCATAAATGCTGTAAATCAATGCATGGATTTCAGTGGTGCTAACATGAGTTTACATCCCCTAACAATCTGTTCCACATCTGAGGTAAAGATTTCTGTGTGGAAAAGTTGTTTTCCTTCGGCTGCTCCTTAGCATGCTCAAACAAAGGAACAGAATTTCCATATCTAATTTCTCCTCAGAAAGAAAGAGCACTCTTCCTTCCCACTGCACATAGGTTGTCTGGAAAGATCACTgctaaacaacagaaaaatacattcttttcaaATAAGAAAGAGTTCCCAGTGATTTCGCATTACTATAATACATTTAATTTGTGAAAAACCTGTAAACATTGAGTCCGAGAGTCTGATTCCTTGAAGTCGTCATAAGGCAGAGAAACATAACTGCTAGCTTTTCTGTTAAGCGTATTTTACACCAGAGCAGTCTCAGTGGGAGGTGCAAGCATCAGATGGCCTACAGAACAATTCTATCAAACTCCCGACATTTCTTGGCAAGTCTGTGCACAGTCAGCTTCACGGGCCTGAAGCCACTAACGAAGCCACATGTTCAGGACGAGCACAGTTGGCTTAAAAAGACAGGCCCAAACTGATATTGAACTTACAGCTTTGCTTAATGGTAGCAATCATTAAATGCATGGCTGTAAAGCAGGTGTAATTCCACTAATTTGACAGATGATACATTAAAGAACCATCCACTTAAAGAAGCTGCATTAACTGTCCAGGTTACTGTCCTGCTGTGACTAACCTTGCAGATGCTGCAGGCCGGTAGCTGGCTGACATTACTAGCCACCATAATAGCCATCGTGAGCATCTTGCATTCATAATGTTCATAAAGAGTCAAACATTGGAGTAGCATGTGTTAGAGGACAGAAGCAAAGTTTATTGACACCGCTGAGAATAAGTTAATTCAAAACAGATTCACAGTTAATCTTTACTCTAAAAGTGTTACATAGCCTGAAATGTAACAGAAGACAACAATAGaaggaaacaacagaaaatagATACAAACAAACACATAACACTATTTCTTCAAGGCATGCTACTGTAAAAGCACACTAGGcataaaaaagccaaaatactATGTTTAAAAAGGACTCGACTGCAAAGACTTAGCAGTTCCATGTgaattgcaaaagagaaaaacagcattcTAAAGGCCCAATGTATTTAAGACACCCTCAGAAATGGTGAAGAGGGGCCTCTTGCAAATTGCAGTATCAATAGCATATTTACCATCAGCTGTAATTACTTACTAAACAGACCATACAAGCTCCTCCAAGTGATTATAGAACTCACTGTGTATTTATCATTAAGATCTGAAATAAACCCCACTGAACACATTTCAAAGTAATGATGAAAATACAGGGTGACAAGTGTTTCTTAGTTAAGACTAATTTCACAAtcactttaaaattatataaGCTGGCATTGGCAGTAAAAGTAGTCTACCCTTTTCCATCACTCACTTATGCCCCTAAAGCCAACCTTTTGCGTGTGAGAGGACAGACATTCACAGTGGAATGAATCAGGAAGACATACTGAGTTGAAAACTAGCCATTAATTTCTTTgccatataattttatttcagatcaGTTCTTCAAGTCATGGCCCAGCCATGCTAAGGCTAGCACTGACAAAGAAAACAGGTAGCGAGGGGAAGAGACACGTTGGATCTTGTGATAGCAGTGTTAACTTATCATGAAACCTTAGCCAAAGGCACAACAGCACCACTTCCAGATGGCATTTTAATGTTCCCATATATCCACTGTTGATTCTCCTGtttatttatggaaagaaaaaaaaaattaaaaccactaCTTCATTTTGTAACTTAGGGAAAAATTATGCAGTCTAGCAAGGTTAGCTTTCCTTTCAGACTTTATTTAGCGTAGTATATACTGTACCCATAGTAATATCCCTTTCTCGGTACCTCCCCTTAAACGTCTTTGTTTTCTCAACAGCAATCTCCTCCTCTTTACTCCAAGCCCAAGATAAGATAAGCTTTTGTAACTCCTCCCGTCTTCTTTCATTTTGCCTCAGCATTATGCTCCCGTTCAACCTTATAACAATTTACCTGCTTTtcccaagtattttttttttataccaaatTCACTCCTTGATAAAAAGATTTGGGTCAGGTATTTTATATCATCAGCTCTTCAGGCCCATAAGATATTAATATAGTGTTCTAATATCACACTTCATTAAGGAACACGAAAGAAGAAAATTCAGCACTAAATCTCTTCTACAAAGTTTTCCAAAAAGCCTTCCGCTTTCACTCAAAAAGTTAAGCTGCCTTTGTCAGAGCTTGAAGTGCTCTCCTAGTGTGTCATTAAGATGAAAAGGTAGGCATAA
The genomic region above belongs to Larus michahellis chromosome 12, bLarMic1.1, whole genome shotgun sequence and contains:
- the BCAS4 gene encoding breast carcinoma-amplified sequence 4; its protein translation is MKRSLWGELTCDICWRGDGGAAEAAGGALRDGGGGASPDGGKAAGPIRSDASEILDETILLLKDKATEMNHICGKVDKLEAFVKMVATVFPS